One region of Baekduia soli genomic DNA includes:
- a CDS encoding helix-turn-helix domain-containing protein — MSADPATLALALVDALDDRALDALAERLASRLVGRIPRARHDERPAYTVAALAESLGLSPKAVRNAIGRGELRARKRGARWLITTDAVAKWLEVSPAPAPPRGTSDGPRPHRRRSRAIGPMTRALAAVQTPM; from the coding sequence GTGAGCGCCGACCCCGCCACGCTGGCGCTCGCTCTTGTTGATGCACTCGATGACCGGGCTCTCGACGCGCTCGCCGAGCGCCTGGCGTCACGGCTCGTCGGCCGGATCCCTCGTGCACGGCACGACGAGCGCCCCGCCTACACCGTCGCCGCCTTGGCCGAGAGCTTGGGGCTCAGTCCCAAGGCCGTGCGCAACGCCATCGGTCGCGGCGAGCTGCGCGCACGCAAGCGCGGCGCACGCTGGCTCATCACCACCGACGCCGTGGCGAAATGGCTCGAGGTCTCCCCCGCGCCGGCACCGCCGCGCGGCACGAGCGACGGACCCAGACCGCATCGTCGTCGCAGCCGTGCAATCGGTCCGATGACCCGTGCCCTGGCCGCCGTCCAGACTCCGATGTAG
- a CDS encoding tyrosine-type recombinase/integrase gives MSVERVVRANGTTRYRVRWREAGRNRAETFDRRKDALNFEAEIRRRRQLGTLDSLDAGTETLDEYVTDTWAPAHAPALADSTRKIYALIYDRHLSPYLGDVSLRDITPERIARWQSERLAAGVGPHSVRKAIAILSGVMQRATEARRIPYNPVRVARKARLPKSEPVRPLSPAVVEAIRAELAQRDATLVSILAYAGLRPGEALDLTWGSVQERTLIVDASKTGRRRTVRLLEPLAEDLAAWRKASGDPSSSAFVFPSATGRRWTQEAYKSWTRRTFAEAAAAAGADHATPYSLRHSFVSLLLAEGRSVLYVAAQAGHRPSMSWDTYGHVFEDLDDRIRIDPAEAIRTAREQIGTRLVPAEEPQTTDG, from the coding sequence ATGAGCGTCGAGAGGGTCGTCCGTGCCAACGGCACGACGCGCTACCGGGTCCGCTGGCGCGAGGCGGGCCGCAACCGCGCGGAGACCTTCGACCGGCGCAAGGACGCGCTGAACTTCGAGGCCGAGATCCGCCGGCGCCGCCAGCTCGGCACGCTCGACAGCCTCGACGCCGGCACCGAGACCCTTGACGAGTACGTCACCGACACCTGGGCTCCGGCGCACGCTCCGGCCCTGGCCGACAGCACACGCAAGATCTATGCCTTGATCTACGACCGCCACCTGTCGCCGTACCTCGGCGACGTCTCGCTGCGCGACATCACTCCGGAGCGCATCGCGCGCTGGCAGAGCGAGCGCCTGGCCGCCGGCGTCGGCCCGCACTCGGTGCGCAAGGCCATCGCCATCCTCAGCGGCGTGATGCAACGGGCCACCGAAGCCCGGCGCATCCCCTACAACCCGGTGCGCGTCGCACGCAAGGCTCGCCTGCCCAAGTCCGAGCCGGTACGCCCGCTGTCACCCGCCGTCGTGGAGGCCATCCGCGCCGAGCTCGCCCAGCGCGACGCCACGCTCGTCTCGATCCTGGCCTACGCCGGGCTGCGCCCCGGCGAGGCGCTGGACCTCACGTGGGGCTCGGTCCAGGAGCGCACGCTGATCGTCGACGCCAGCAAGACAGGGCGCCGGCGCACCGTGCGGCTGCTCGAGCCGCTGGCCGAGGACCTGGCCGCCTGGCGCAAAGCGAGCGGCGACCCATCCTCCAGCGCGTTCGTGTTCCCCAGCGCAACGGGCCGGCGCTGGACCCAGGAGGCCTACAAGTCCTGGACCCGGCGCACCTTCGCCGAAGCCGCCGCCGCGGCGGGCGCCGACCACGCCACCCCGTACAGCCTGCGCCACAGCTTCGTCTCGCTGCTGCTGGCCGAAGGGCGCAGCGTGCTCTACGTCGCCGCCCAGGCCGGCCACCGCCCCAGCATGTCCTGGGACACCTACGGCCACGTCTTCGAGGACCTCGACGACCGCATCCGCATCGATCCCGCGGAGGCGATCCGCACGGCGCGGGAGCAGATCGGTACCCGTCTGGTACCCGCGGAGGAGCCGCAGACGACCGACGGCTGA